A stretch of Sinorhizobium meliloti DNA encodes these proteins:
- a CDS encoding TadE/TadG family type IV pilus assembly protein, producing MSIDEKASTPRAPLPRGLFRRLIGDRKGATAIEFAILALPFFIVVFASIETFIAFAGEQLLANATDTLARKIRTGEITTDIGKPGFTTETQFRQAFCDEIAIMMTCSATEAEQASKLHLDVRKLPADLSAFPKAVPRNGSDLDTSGFTFAPGGPNDYTMVRAYYRWTVITDLVRPLVTKLRPAGDSMPRDYLMVSTATFRNENY from the coding sequence ATGTCGATCGACGAGAAAGCATCCACTCCCCGGGCGCCCTTGCCGCGCGGCCTGTTTCGGCGCCTCATCGGCGACCGGAAAGGTGCGACGGCGATCGAATTCGCGATCCTTGCGCTGCCCTTCTTCATCGTCGTCTTCGCCTCGATCGAGACATTCATCGCTTTTGCCGGCGAGCAATTGCTGGCCAATGCGACGGATACGCTGGCGCGGAAAATCCGCACGGGTGAAATCACCACCGATATCGGCAAGCCCGGCTTCACGACAGAAACCCAGTTCCGTCAGGCTTTCTGCGACGAAATCGCGATCATGATGACCTGTTCGGCGACCGAGGCGGAGCAAGCCTCGAAACTCCATCTCGATGTCCGCAAGCTTCCCGCCGATCTCAGCGCGTTTCCGAAAGCGGTGCCGCGGAACGGCTCCGATCTCGACACCAGCGGCTTCACTTTCGCGCCCGGCGGGCCAAACGACTACACCATGGTACGGGCCTATTACCGCTGGACCGTGATCACCGATCTCGTTCGTCCCCTGGTGACCAAGCTCAGACCCGCCGGCGACAGCATGCCGCGCGACTATCTGATGGTCTCCACCGCCACCTTCCGCAACGAAAACTATTGA